In the genome of Streptomyces sp. 846.5, the window CCGCGTATACCTGATCCGGAGTCAGGCGCGCCTGCCTCTGCGCTACAGCCCCCGTCGGCCCCGACCCTAGCCGTTGGAGGGGCGGTTGGGCCATGAGTTACGACCGCCCCCGACTGCATGTCGTCGACCCCACCGACCGCCGGGCCCTGGCCGACTATCGTCCGGCCGCGCCGGCCGTCGTCGCCGAGGCCGGGGGCTGAAGGAGGCCGCGCTGCTGGACTTTGGTCTGACCGAGTCCGCCGTCGCCTCCTGGCTGTACGCCAAATGCCATCACCAGCTGCCCACCACGGCCGTGGACACCGCCGCCGTGGTGGCCTCCGGCGACGGCAGCTGCCTGCTGCTCTACAACCCGGACTTCTTCGTCGGCCTCGGCCTGGACGGGGTCAAGTTCGTTCTCTTCCACGAGGCCCGCCATCTGATCCAGCGTCACCTCTACACCGAGCCGGAACTGCGCGAGGACCCGGTGTTCGCGGTGGCGGCCGAGGTCACCATCAACCATGTCGCGCTGCTTCGGCTGGGCCGCGAGCGGCTCCCGCTGCTGGACGGCGTCCCGGTGGGCATCGACCCGCGGACCGTGCACGCGGGCTATGTCGCCGACCTCGACGCGCAGGGGCTGGCGGCGTTGCCCTATCCGGCGTTCGTCCGGACCGACCACGGCTGCTACTCCGAGCTCAAGCGGATGCGCAACCCGCCGGTCCCGCAGCCGCGTTGCATCCACCTCAGCGGCGGGAGAGCGGGCGACGGCCGAACGGGCGGGGGCGGGGTGCCGTGCGACCAGGAGGCGGTGGACGCCGCCGTGTCGTCCGTCCTCCTCAACGCCCTGCTCGCGGCTCGGCGCGGCAACCGGGTCGCCGAGGACGAGTTGGTGGACCTGATGGGCCGCAGCGAGGACGGCTCCGCCAACGCGTCCCGGGTCTGGGGCCGGATCGGCGCCGGCGCGCTGCGCGGGGAGACGGTGCGGACCCGGCGGGTCGACTGGTGGCAGCGCTGGCTGGTGGACGTCCTGGCGTCCCGGCTGCGCGAGGGCGAGCGGCTGGTCTACCCCAAGAAGCGCGGGGCGATCCTCGCCGCCCTGGGCCACGACCCGATGCTCTCCCGGCGCGGTCCGGTCCGGGACAAGGTGCTGGCCATCGCCTACGACACCTCGGGGTCGATGCCCGACTCGGTGGTGCACTGGCTGACCGAACTGGTGGGCCAGATCGACGGGGTGGAGGCGCACTGGTTGTCGTTTGACGGCGCGGTGATGCCCTTCCGGCCGGGTGAGCGGGTGCGCGGCGGAGGCGGCACCAGCTTCCAGGTCGTCGCCGACTACCTGGAGGGCCGCTCGGAGGTCGACGGGCGGCGCTTCGAGGAGCGCCCCGACGCCGTGGTCATGCTGACCGACGGCTACGCCCCGCACATCACCCCGGCCGAACCCGACAAGTGGATCTGGCTGATCACCGAGGGCGGCGACGACTGGCCCGAGACCCACACCCCCGCCATGGCCTGCCATCGCGTTACGACAGGAGAGCAGTGAACCAGCACAGCACGACGGTGGACGCCGTCGTTCGGGAGCTCTCCCCGCTGGAGCAGTTCATCGATGCGATGATCGACCTCGGCCAGACCGGCCAGGTCTTCGGCGAGCACGGCATCGGCAAGACCGCGACCTTCTTCTCGCACATCGCCCGGAGCCATCCCGACACCGAGTTGGTCTTCGTCCCCGCCGCCAACCTCACCCCCGACGACCTGCTCGCCAATGCCCCGGTGCGCGACGCGGCCAGCGGTGAACTGGTGCTGCGTCAGCTGGTGATGCGTCAGCTCCGGCCCGGGAAGCGGTTCGTGCTGCTGATCGACGACTCGCTGCAGGCCGGGGAGTCGATCCAGTCGCAGCTGATGCAGATCGCCTGCAACTGGACCCTGGGCGAGTTCGACCTTCGCGAACTGGGCTGCGTCGGGGTCTTCCTCACCGACAACGAGTCGCTGGCCGAGACCGCCGCCAGGCGGAGCGACCTGGCGATCCTGGACCGCATGGTCACGGTGCGGATCACGGCCAACGACACCGCCTGGCGGGCCGAGCTCAGCGCCCGCTTCCCCGAGTGGGACCTGCGGCCGCTGTTCCGGCTCTGGGCCGCGCAGACCCCGGCTGTGCGGGAGCTGTTGTCCCCGCGCACCCTGGAGCACATCCTGGCCAATGCCGGGGAGGGATTCCCGCTGGTCTGGGGCCTGCCGTTGATCAACGGCGAGCGGCTGCGGCTGGCCGAACCCGGCCTGGCCGACGACGGCAAGCCGCACCCCAGCCGCACCGGCGAGATCCTGGACCGGATCGCCGCCGCCCTGGGCGTCGCCAACCCCGCCCAGGTGCCGGACCCGGTGCGCCGGGTCGTCCGCGCCGCGCTCCGCAACCGCTGGACGGTGCTGCTCCAGGGCCCGCCCGGCTGCGGCAAGACGGAGATCGTCCGGCAGCTGGTCCGGGAGGAGCTGGGCCGCGAGCCGCTGTACTACTCCATGCCAGTCACCAACGTCGAGGACCTGTGCGCCCCGGTCCCGACCCCGGACGGTTCGCTGGACAACCTGCTCGCCGTGCACTTCACCGGCGACGGCCCCAAGGCCGTGGTCTGGGACGAGTACAACCGCGCCAAGGACAAGGCCGCCTTCGCCAAGCTGATGGAGATCACCCAGGAGTGGTCGCTGGCCGGACAGCGCATCGGCGGGCTGCGAGCCCAGATCGCCCTGCAGAACCCGCCGTACCACCTGGGCCGCAAGCTCCAGGTGGCCCGGAACAACATCGCCCAGGCGACGCGGTTCACCGCCTCGCTGGTCGTCGACCCGGCCGACATCCCCGCCAACGAATGGCTGATCGCGCGGTACGGCGCGGTCGCGGAGACCGTGCTGGAGTGGTGGAAGAACGACATCGACGAGGACGGCCGGGCCTGGATCACCAAGCGCACCCTGGAACGGCTGATCAAGCTGCACAGCAAGGGCCTGCCGCTGCAGATCGGGACGATCTACCTGGGGGACGGCGAGTACGCGCCGGTCCCGCTCACCTCGTTGGTGGAGCGGCTGGAACGCCGACCGGTGACCGGGCTCCGCGAGCTGGCAGCCGACCCGGCCGGCTGGGAGCAGCGGCTGCGCCGGGCGGCGGAGGCGTCCAGCGAGGGGACCAATGACAGCGACACGGTGCACCAGGTGATCTCCAACGCCGAGTTGTCCCAGCTACGGAGACACCAGGCGCTGATAGCCCGGCTGGTGGCCTGGCTGCCGCCCAAGCTCAGGTCGACGTATCTGGTGGGGGCGTCGGACGAGCACCAGCGGTACTGGATCGAGACGTTCGCGCTGATGCCGCGTCATCCTCACCAATCGGCGACGCGGTAGTCCTTGAGGAAGACGCCGGACACCGGGTGCCCGGCCTCACCGCGCACGATCGGGTCGTAGATCCTGGCTGCTCCGTCCACGATGTCGAGCGGGGTGCGGAAGCCCTGGTCGGCGATCCGGGCCTTCTTGGGCGCCGGGTTCTCGTCGGTTATCC includes:
- a CDS encoding AAA family ATPase, whose product is MIDLGQTGQVFGEHGIGKTATFFSHIARSHPDTELVFVPAANLTPDDLLANAPVRDAASGELVLRQLVMRQLRPGKRFVLLIDDSLQAGESIQSQLMQIACNWTLGEFDLRELGCVGVFLTDNESLAETAARRSDLAILDRMVTVRITANDTAWRAELSARFPEWDLRPLFRLWAAQTPAVRELLSPRTLEHILANAGEGFPLVWGLPLINGERLRLAEPGLADDGKPHPSRTGEILDRIAAALGVANPAQVPDPVRRVVRAALRNRWTVLLQGPPGCGKTEIVRQLVREELGREPLYYSMPVTNVEDLCAPVPTPDGSLDNLLAVHFTGDGPKAVVWDEYNRAKDKAAFAKLMEITQEWSLAGQRIGGLRAQIALQNPPYHLGRKLQVARNNIAQATRFTASLVVDPADIPANEWLIARYGAVAETVLEWWKNDIDEDGRAWITKRTLERLIKLHSKGLPLQIGTIYLGDGEYAPVPLTSLVERLERRPVTGLRELAADPAGWEQRLRRAAEASSEGTNDSDTVHQVISNAELSQLRRHQALIARLVAWLPPKLRSTYLVGASDEHQRYWIETFALMPRHPHQSATR